ACTTAATTCAATGGAAAGCGAGGTTTCATACTTACGTTCATTTGCAATTTTACGAAATGCCATAAGACAGCGCCTTTGACTTTCAATATCCGTATCCATATCGTCAACATCAATAGTACCCGGATTAGGATCGAGTATAAAAAGTTCAAGTTGCTCATCAAAGTTCTGAGAATTAATAGTCTTTCGACATAAAGTAAATTTCACTGAAAATCCTATTGAAAATAAAAAAGCGAAAGATCCTATCATATTACTCCATATTGTCCAGTTTTATCCCAAAAAGACCTTAAAGAGATCATTAGCAAATGAGTTGAAGATCCTTATATCAAGGCATAAACAGCAACCTATTTTGAGTTCGGCGGGTGTAATGAGTAAAAAAACGTCTTTGCAAAAACATGAAAGATCGAACCAATTAAAGGTATCTGCGAAAATAGTTTATCTATTGGCTATTTTATAATTCTTTGAGAGTTCTATTTTTACTGCTATTATTCGACGCTTTTGAATAAGATTTTCGAATTTATGACTGAGCAACAATCAATTTTAAACCAATTACAACAAGCGTTAGATGATATACAAGCGATTGACATCACTGTGATTGACGTAAAACAGCAAACTTCGGTTACAGATTATATGATTATTTGTAGCGGCCGTTCATCCCGTCACGTTAAAGCAGTTGCAGAATTTGTCATTGAACGGATGGAAGCAGCAGGACTTTCACCGTTAAGTCAATCCGGTCTTGAAAATGGTGAATGGGTTTTGATTGATTTTGGAGATTTTGTTTTACATATTATGCAGCCAGAAAGCCGTGCCTTTTATAATTTAGAAGGACTATGGCAAACTAACCCATCTAATGACTAATTATGCTTAAAATTACGCTAATTGCTTGTGGCAATAAAATGCCTACCTGGGTAAATAGCGCAGTTTCTGAGTTTACTAAACGTTTACAAGAATTTGTAAATTTCAATTTAATTGAAATTCCACTTGCAAAGCGAGGAAAAGCCAGTGATTTAACACGGATTTTAGAAAAAGAAGCTGCCTTAATAACCCATACAATACCTCCAAATGCACGTGTGATTGCCCTGGATATTAGTGGAGAATCATTTAGTAGCGAAAAGCTGGCCTCGAAATTAGAGCAACTACAGCAAATCAGTAGCCATCTATGTTTTCTTATTGGTGGGCCAGAAGGTTTGCTTCCATCAGTACTAGGAAGAGCAGATGAGAGATGGTCGTTATCGAAATTGACCTTACCCCATCCACTGGTTCGTATCATTCTCTTAGAAACACTTTACAGAGCCTGGTCGATTATACATAAGCACCCTTATCACAAGTGAAGTTTTAAGCTAAGATGTGTACTTTTATCTTATTTGCAGAAAATGCGATTTAACAATTCAGTAAAAAATGATCGGGCAGAATTGCGATTGCATACCTCTCGATTAAATTTACTAGTCTTATTGATAATTATCTTATCATTAACACTGATTTTACGCCTAACCTATTTGCAAATATCCGAATTTAAGCGCTATGAAACACTTTCTTTAAAAAATCAAATGAGTGTTATTCCAATTGCTCCGCCTCGAGGTATTATTCTTGATAAAAATGGGGTTGTTCTTGCAGAAAATATTCCTGTCTATGTTCTAGAAATTATTCCTGAACGCGTTAA
The genomic region above belongs to Legionella micdadei and contains:
- the rsfS gene encoding ribosome silencing factor codes for the protein MTEQQSILNQLQQALDDIQAIDITVIDVKQQTSVTDYMIICSGRSSRHVKAVAEFVIERMEAAGLSPLSQSGLENGEWVLIDFGDFVLHIMQPESRAFYNLEGLWQTNPSND
- the rlmH gene encoding 23S rRNA (pseudouridine(1915)-N(3))-methyltransferase RlmH, coding for MLKITLIACGNKMPTWVNSAVSEFTKRLQEFVNFNLIEIPLAKRGKASDLTRILEKEAALITHTIPPNARVIALDISGESFSSEKLASKLEQLQQISSHLCFLIGGPEGLLPSVLGRADERWSLSKLTLPHPLVRIILLETLYRAWSIIHKHPYHK